A stretch of the Sulfurimonas sp. HSL-1656 genome encodes the following:
- a CDS encoding EAL domain-containing protein: MTLFKEITLAMSVLVVALLAMTMFSNYRTNVRFIEDQLYTSARNTASSLGLAISKASDGEDVAMAETMINAVFDSGLYEGIVYRNVDGKILYDRHTPLTLDTVPEWFANSIALPPAVASVPVGKEWMLVGRLQIEGHRGQAYTQMWEAFKEVIASFVILSVIAMAGIFFMLKVVLRSLEAVREQAEAVSGNRFIIQDSLPRTKEIRDVVQAINTLVYKVKEVYKQEADAVARYNTLLYEDRQTHLKNRDFFMMKLGSLVSGEDRFSSGYVAAFQLCDPDKVKHEEGGYVLQKVLSFISDIARGIVNGVEEGVACRVREFDVMLIIPSLEESEVTGLLTSAAESCRGAGYCVTIAATPYRAGEAASELLSHLDYALMQAEAERGTAPFIYRAKHDNVPSWGHDAWRKHLRNAMKLDHFVAFYQPVVSRNGLTVQQELLLRLELEGSLLNAGAFIPVVGHLELQEELDRYVLDKVGETLHASEIAVNVSGDFIAHSATMGWLAERKSAWETKKLELSFEVSNSTVMAEPETAATFSAFVQKQGWRFGIDHFTVESEKELTFLQRIKPSYLKIDAVYLLSLVGSEGKREAALFTIARLIDIELIATGVDSEETADRLHKLGIDLLQGFWIGEPAKGAV; encoded by the coding sequence GTGACACTCTTCAAAGAGATCACGCTGGCGATGTCGGTACTTGTTGTCGCCCTGCTGGCGATGACAATGTTCAGCAACTACCGGACGAACGTCCGCTTTATCGAGGACCAGCTCTATACCAGCGCGCGCAATACGGCGTCGTCACTGGGACTGGCGATCAGCAAGGCGAGCGACGGCGAGGATGTCGCGATGGCGGAGACCATGATCAATGCGGTCTTCGACAGCGGGCTTTACGAGGGGATCGTTTACCGGAATGTGGACGGCAAAATCCTGTACGATCGTCACACGCCGCTGACCCTGGACACCGTACCGGAATGGTTCGCCAACAGCATCGCACTGCCGCCGGCGGTAGCCTCCGTTCCCGTCGGCAAAGAGTGGATGCTGGTCGGCCGGCTCCAGATCGAAGGACACCGCGGGCAGGCCTATACCCAGATGTGGGAGGCCTTCAAAGAGGTGATCGCCAGTTTCGTCATTCTGAGCGTGATAGCCATGGCCGGGATCTTCTTCATGCTGAAGGTCGTACTGCGTTCGCTCGAAGCGGTCCGGGAACAGGCGGAAGCGGTGTCGGGCAACCGGTTTATCATCCAGGATTCGCTGCCGAGGACCAAGGAGATCCGTGACGTCGTCCAGGCTATCAATACCCTGGTGTACAAGGTCAAAGAGGTCTACAAGCAGGAAGCCGACGCCGTCGCCCGTTACAATACGCTGCTGTATGAGGACCGGCAGACCCACCTCAAAAACCGGGACTTCTTCATGATGAAACTCGGCAGTCTCGTCTCGGGCGAAGACCGTTTCTCCTCGGGTTATGTCGCTGCATTCCAGCTGTGCGACCCCGACAAGGTGAAGCATGAAGAGGGCGGCTACGTCCTGCAAAAAGTGCTCTCTTTTATCAGTGACATCGCCCGCGGGATCGTCAACGGCGTCGAGGAGGGGGTCGCCTGCCGCGTCCGCGAGTTCGATGTGATGCTGATTATCCCGTCGCTGGAGGAGTCCGAAGTGACAGGCCTGCTCACTTCGGCGGCGGAAAGCTGCCGCGGTGCCGGCTACTGTGTGACGATCGCGGCGACGCCCTACCGTGCCGGCGAAGCGGCATCGGAACTGCTGAGCCACCTTGACTACGCGTTGATGCAGGCGGAAGCCGAACGGGGGACGGCGCCTTTTATCTACCGTGCCAAGCATGACAATGTCCCTTCATGGGGGCACGACGCGTGGCGCAAACATCTGCGCAACGCCATGAAACTGGACCACTTTGTTGCCTTTTACCAGCCGGTCGTCTCCCGCAACGGGCTGACGGTCCAGCAGGAGCTGCTGCTGCGTCTGGAGCTCGAGGGCAGCCTGCTCAATGCCGGGGCATTCATCCCGGTCGTCGGACACCTTGAACTGCAGGAGGAACTTGACCGCTACGTGCTGGACAAGGTCGGCGAGACCCTGCATGCCAGCGAGATCGCGGTGAACGTTTCTGGGGATTTCATTGCCCACAGTGCGACCATGGGGTGGCTCGCAGAGCGGAAAAGTGCCTGGGAGACCAAGAAACTGGAGCTCTCCTTCGAGGTTTCCAACAGTACGGTGATGGCCGAGCCGGAGACGGCGGCGACCTTCTCCGCCTTCGTGCAGAAACAGGGGTGGCGGTTCGGTATCGACCACTTTACGGTCGAGTCGGAAAAAGAGCTGACTTTCCTGCAACGGATCAAGCCCTCCTACCTGAAGATCGATGCGGTCTACCTGCTTTCGCTGGTCGGCTCCGAGGGCAAGCGCGAAGCGGCGCTCTTCACCATCGCCCGTCTGATCGATATCGAACTGATCGCAACGGGTGTCGACAGCGAGGAGACGGCAGACCGTCTGCACAAGCTCGGGATCGATTTGCTGCAGGGCTTCTGGATCGGCGAACCGGCCAAGGGGGCGGTATAA
- a CDS encoding thioredoxin domain-containing protein, with protein MPNRLANEDSPYLQQHKNNPVDWYPWCDEAFARAREENRPIFISIGYSSCHWCHVMEHEVFEDESIAAYLNEHFISIKVDREERPDLDKYYQEVHQLLNRRAGGWPASIFCTPDNKPFYAGTYIPPTTRERMLGFTELTEIIATKVAEGDEKLFQNADEIQNYLKPEARPKEATVLKPSLATGFVKQALHNFESVNGGFSHEPKFPHTSTLNALLDIVLLQNDTDAKKMVTQTLSTMHRGGMYDLVDGGFCRYSVDPEWLVPHFEKMAYDNGLLCELYARAGRMLDDASYTRTAAEIADFMATKMQEDGLFYSASDADSEGEEGTYFIVAYDVARAALIEDGFAGDDADATLETLHVTPGGNFEGKNILWLSEPVERPGWFAAVRDVFLRLRKERKYPFIDRKVQTSWNAMMIRGLFELGKIDPAYNEKAVSALKALQAFLMPDGMLYHTALIHSTPKIGAFLEDYAYLGTAFVKAYEATYDETYLMQAQQMANRALETLYDNGRWYFSKGEFITDADPTDSSYPGSVGVMVDLLLSLGILVEEKYRHFAFKTLEYYSARLAKTPIYFPYLFNQALRYLFEDLVVKADAERLASAAGNLSAVTYPYVHVKATDDNNYMLCGVQSCFAQLKNADEIAPTIKEKFSAF; from the coding sequence ATGCCCAATAGACTTGCCAACGAAGACTCCCCCTACCTGCAGCAGCACAAGAACAACCCCGTCGACTGGTACCCCTGGTGCGACGAAGCTTTTGCGCGCGCCCGCGAGGAGAACCGTCCCATTTTCATCTCCATCGGCTACAGCAGCTGCCACTGGTGCCACGTGATGGAGCACGAGGTGTTCGAAGACGAGAGCATTGCCGCGTATCTGAACGAACACTTCATCAGTATCAAGGTCGACCGTGAAGAGCGCCCTGACCTCGACAAGTACTACCAGGAGGTGCACCAGCTGCTCAACCGCCGTGCGGGCGGCTGGCCCGCCTCCATCTTCTGCACCCCTGACAACAAACCCTTCTACGCCGGCACCTACATCCCGCCGACCACCCGGGAGCGCATGCTGGGCTTTACGGAACTCACAGAGATCATCGCCACCAAGGTGGCCGAGGGGGACGAAAAGCTCTTCCAGAACGCCGACGAGATCCAGAACTACCTGAAACCCGAAGCGCGGCCGAAGGAGGCGACGGTCCTGAAGCCCTCCCTGGCCACCGGTTTCGTCAAGCAGGCACTGCACAACTTCGAGAGCGTGAACGGCGGCTTCTCCCATGAGCCGAAATTCCCGCACACCTCGACGCTGAACGCCCTGCTCGACATCGTGCTGCTCCAAAACGATACCGATGCAAAGAAGATGGTGACTCAGACGCTTTCGACAATGCACCGCGGGGGGATGTACGACCTCGTCGACGGCGGATTCTGCCGCTACAGTGTCGACCCGGAGTGGCTGGTGCCGCACTTCGAGAAGATGGCCTACGACAACGGGCTGCTCTGCGAGCTCTATGCCCGGGCCGGGCGGATGCTGGACGATGCGTCCTATACCCGCACGGCCGCGGAGATCGCCGACTTCATGGCAACGAAGATGCAGGAAGACGGTCTCTTCTACTCCGCCAGCGACGCCGACAGCGAGGGCGAGGAAGGCACCTATTTTATCGTGGCGTACGATGTCGCCAGGGCAGCGCTGATCGAGGACGGCTTCGCCGGGGATGACGCCGATGCGACCCTGGAGACCCTCCATGTCACACCGGGCGGCAACTTCGAGGGCAAAAATATCCTCTGGCTCTCCGAGCCCGTCGAACGCCCCGGGTGGTTCGCCGCTGTCCGCGACGTCTTCCTCCGCCTGCGCAAGGAACGCAAATACCCCTTTATCGACCGCAAGGTCCAGACCTCCTGGAACGCGATGATGATCCGCGGCCTTTTCGAACTCGGCAAGATCGACCCAGCCTACAACGAAAAGGCGGTTTCAGCCCTCAAGGCCCTGCAAGCGTTCCTGATGCCGGACGGGATGCTTTACCACACCGCGCTCATTCACAGCACGCCGAAAATAGGCGCTTTCCTGGAGGATTACGCCTACCTGGGGACCGCTTTCGTCAAGGCCTATGAAGCGACCTACGACGAGACCTACCTCATGCAGGCGCAGCAGATGGCCAACCGCGCCCTGGAGACCCTCTACGACAACGGGCGCTGGTACTTCAGCAAGGGCGAGTTCATCACCGACGCCGACCCGACTGACAGTTCCTACCCCGGCTCCGTCGGGGTCATGGTCGACCTGCTGCTGAGCCTCGGCATCCTTGTCGAGGAGAAGTACCGCCATTTTGCCTTCAAAACCCTGGAGTACTACTCGGCGCGCCTGGCGAAGACGCCCATCTACTTCCCCTACCTCTTTAACCAGGCGCTGCGCTACCTCTTCGAGGACCTCGTCGTCAAAGCCGACGCCGAACGGCTGGCATCGGCCGCAGGTAACCTCTCGGCAGTCACCTACCCCTATGTCCACGTCAAAGCAACCGACGACAATAATTATATGCTCTGCGGCGTCCAAAGCTGTTTTGCACAGCTCAAAAACGCCGATGAGATCGCCCCGACCATCAAGGAGAAGTTCTCGGCGTTTTAA
- a CDS encoding TolC family outer membrane protein, which translates to MKRKGILGILPFLLATSGYGLTVEEAYRTVIDTNPEVRQRIEDYRAVEEDKTIAFADYLPVVDIQGSVGYKHDEGSVGSLDPNNDQDDYLHTEAFVRARENLFRGFSTMYDVAQQDARLLAAEHSLMEKVSQLGLSMIESYLGVLKQKQLLALTVENRNTHQRYYDMIKERVEAGAGTQSDMEQISGRLALAESNVKVAMNNYEDAQTSFKRIYGEAVNPDDMMEADINASLLPADIAAAEQTALLRYPTLMANRKNIEAAQAAYRQAASNYYPTVDLEVKETHVNNDRTGDYAWRTNSGDENEFTVQLIASWNLYNGGSDVAGRKKALASAFNASEKMMENQRLVFERLNYSWAAKTRIAEQIEYLKDHRDFTQKTLQAYLEEFRLGRRTLLDVLDVENEYYTSRKAYVSALYDQQLSEYRVIENVGNLPLVAEVKPDEILALKRDAMAETKVPASE; encoded by the coding sequence ATGAAACGTAAAGGAATATTGGGGATTCTACCTTTCTTATTGGCGACGTCCGGTTACGGACTCACTGTAGAGGAAGCCTATCGTACGGTCATTGATACCAACCCGGAAGTCCGGCAGCGTATCGAGGATTACCGCGCGGTGGAAGAGGACAAAACGATTGCGTTCGCCGACTATCTTCCGGTTGTTGATATCCAGGGCAGTGTCGGTTATAAACATGATGAAGGTTCCGTCGGATCGCTTGACCCGAACAACGATCAGGATGATTACCTGCATACGGAGGCCTTCGTCCGGGCGCGTGAAAACCTCTTCCGCGGCTTTTCGACAATGTACGACGTCGCCCAGCAGGATGCGCGGCTGCTCGCAGCGGAGCACTCTCTGATGGAAAAGGTGAGCCAGCTCGGCCTCTCCATGATCGAAAGTTACCTGGGGGTTCTGAAACAGAAACAGCTTCTCGCCCTGACCGTTGAGAACCGCAATACGCACCAGCGCTACTACGACATGATCAAAGAGCGCGTGGAAGCCGGTGCCGGAACACAGTCGGATATGGAACAGATCTCCGGACGTCTGGCGCTGGCCGAATCGAACGTCAAGGTCGCCATGAACAACTATGAAGATGCGCAGACCAGTTTCAAGCGAATCTACGGCGAGGCGGTCAACCCCGACGATATGATGGAAGCGGACATCAACGCTTCGCTGTTGCCGGCGGATATCGCGGCGGCGGAACAAACGGCGCTTCTGCGTTACCCGACCCTGATGGCCAACCGCAAAAACATCGAAGCGGCGCAGGCGGCCTACCGCCAGGCGGCGTCGAACTACTACCCGACCGTCGACCTGGAGGTTAAAGAGACCCATGTCAACAATGACCGGACGGGCGATTACGCTTGGCGTACGAACTCCGGGGACGAGAACGAATTCACGGTTCAGCTGATCGCATCGTGGAACCTCTATAACGGCGGTTCGGATGTCGCCGGGCGCAAAAAAGCGCTGGCGTCCGCGTTCAACGCTTCGGAAAAAATGATGGAGAACCAGCGCCTCGTGTTCGAACGCCTCAACTACTCCTGGGCGGCAAAAACACGGATCGCGGAGCAGATTGAATACCTCAAAGATCACCGCGACTTCACGCAGAAGACCCTGCAGGCCTATCTCGAGGAGTTCCGTCTCGGACGCCGTACCCTGCTGGACGTCCTTGACGTCGAGAACGAGTACTATACCTCCCGCAAGGCCTATGTCTCTGCGCTGTACGATCAGCAGCTGTCCGAGTACCGGGTCATTGAGAACGTCGGGAACCTCCCGCTGGTCGCGGAAGTGAAACCCGATGAGATTCTGGCGCTGAAACGCGACGCCATGGCAGAAACGAAGGTCCCGGCGTCCGAGTAG
- a CDS encoding transglutaminase-like cysteine peptidase — protein sequence MPRFLALFLVLFVWAGEGAPLLAVEPALAASKAKKEDYFAKKRFEAMDKMLRDLRNKSEMEKLEGVNDFFNRVRFVSDLENWGVEDYWARPSEFLTRDRGDCEDYVIAKYFALKRLGVPEQKLYFTYVKAIRFNQAHMVLTYYENPRAVPLVLDNLNYRIFPATKRKDLVYVYSFNAESLFLNTQKGRGRTLAGGSTRNKEWAVFLQRIEKEGL from the coding sequence TTGCCCAGGTTTCTTGCACTTTTTCTGGTTCTGTTCGTCTGGGCGGGAGAAGGTGCGCCGTTGTTGGCGGTGGAGCCTGCCCTGGCCGCTTCCAAGGCAAAAAAAGAGGACTATTTTGCCAAGAAACGTTTTGAGGCTATGGACAAAATGCTCCGGGACCTTCGGAACAAAAGTGAAATGGAAAAGCTTGAGGGGGTCAACGACTTCTTCAATCGTGTCCGTTTCGTTTCCGACCTGGAGAATTGGGGCGTCGAGGATTACTGGGCACGCCCGAGCGAATTTCTGACCCGTGACCGGGGGGATTGCGAAGACTACGTCATCGCAAAGTATTTTGCGCTTAAACGCCTGGGCGTTCCCGAGCAGAAACTCTATTTTACCTACGTCAAAGCAATCAGGTTCAATCAGGCCCATATGGTGCTAACCTATTATGAAAACCCGAGAGCCGTTCCGCTGGTCCTTGATAATCTCAATTACCGTATTTTTCCGGCGACGAAACGCAAAGACCTGGTCTATGTCTACAGTTTCAATGCGGAATCGCTTTTCCTGAATACCCAGAAGGGAAGAGGCCGGACCCTGGCGGGCGGGTCGACACGAAACAAAGAGTGGGCTGTATTTCTGCAGCGCATTGAAAAGGAGGGATTGTGA